In a genomic window of Phalacrocorax aristotelis chromosome 8, bGulAri2.1, whole genome shotgun sequence:
- the LOC142061534 gene encoding LOW QUALITY PROTEIN: zinc-binding protein A33-like (The sequence of the model RefSeq protein was modified relative to this genomic sequence to represent the inferred CDS: inserted 1 base in 1 codon): MPEPRPAPXLQLRPMSGRAGSSSARRLVEAGVSPQAGRGGGSKCGGCGLRGGMAGRSQDRSLREELTCAICCELFREPVMLDCMHHFCKACIQGYWDSCSRVPSCPQCRREFPSRTFRTHYLLSGLVEKVRRCGSVEHRHRMQKHLEDALQARQKEMENFLRRKHATEEHICGLTKVSGELNLKIRTEFANLHQILEEEERAVLAELGEKEEQSLARLHRDVHRLEEGMSVLQRDIERIEQTLSKIEEVSLLEVESLDIRPSVRVETQPAFDLEHYRDSRSGPLQYIFWRRMLKSICPAPAPLTFDPESAHPNLVFSRDLTAVTERNQAQPVPSSPRRFRQCVNVLGSQTFDSGQHYWEVWVGSKTKWDLGVAAEAVDRAVKVKLCPENGYWTLRLRNRTEYWATTTPWVRLTPCRPPRKVGVFLDCREGTVTFFDAGNMSHLFTFHQVAAERYCPFFSTCFSDGRENMEPMRLCHLAL; the protein is encoded by the exons ATGCCGGAGCCCCGCCCAGCTC CGCTGCAACTCCGTCCAATGAGCGGACGAGCGGGCAGCTCATCCGCACGGCGATTGGTCGAGGCGGGCGTCAGTCCgcaggcggggcggggcggaggctCGAAGTGCGGAGGCTGCGGGCTGCGCGGAG GGAtggcaggcaggagccaggaCCGGAGCCTGCGGGAGGAGCTGACCTGTGCCATCTGCTGCGAGCTCTTCAGGGAGCCTGTCATGCTGGACTGCATGCACCACTTCTGCAAGGCCTGCATCCAGGGCTACTGGGACAGCTGTTCCCgtgtcccctcctgcccccagtGCCGCCGTGAGTTCCCCAGCCGGACTTTCCGCACCCACTACCTGCTGTCAGGGCTGGTGGAGAAGGTACGGCGCTGTGGTTCTGTGGAGCACCGGCACAGGATGCAG AAGCACTTGGAAGATGCTTTGCAAGCTCGTCAGAAGGAAATGGAGAACTTTTTGAGGAGGAAGCATGCAACAGAGGAACATATCTGTGGCCTGACG AAGGTGTCTGGGGAACTGAACTTGAAGATCCGTACAGAGTTCGCCAACCTTCATCAGAtcctggaggaagaggagagagctGTTTTGGCAGAGCTGGGCGAAAAGGAAGAGCAGTCACTGGCACGGCTGCACAGGGACGTTCACCGGCTGGAGGAGGGGatgtcagtgctgcagagggacaTAGAGCGCATAGAGCAGACCCTGAGCAAGATAGAAGAGGTGTCGTTGCTGGAG GTGGAGAGCCTGGATATCAG gccctcGGTGCGTGTTGAGACCCAGCCTGCCTTCGACCTGGAGCACTACAGGGACAGCCGCAGTGGCCCTTTGCAGTACATCTTCTGGAGACGGATGTTGAAGTCCATCTGCCCTG cccctgccccacTCACTTTCGACCCTGAGTCAGCCCACCCCAACCTGGTCTTCTCCAGAGACCTGACGGCGGTGACAGAGAGGAATCaagcccagcctgtccccagcagcccccggcGCTTCCGTCAATGTGTCAATGTCCTGGGCTCACAGACCTTTGACAGCGGCCAGCACTACTGGGAGGTCTGGGTGGGCAGCAAAACAAAGTGGGACCTGGGGGTGGCTGCCGAGGCTGTGGACCGGGCGGTGAAGGTCAAGCTGTGCCCTGAGAATGGCTACTGGACGCTTCGCCTGCGGAACAGGACGGAGTACTGGgccaccaccaccccctggGTGCGCCTGACTCCCTGCCGGCCTCCCCGGAAAGTGGGGGTCTTTCTGGACTGCCGGGAGGGCACCGTCACCTTCTTCGATGCTGGGAACATGTCCCACCTCTTCACCTTCCACCAGGTCGCTGCAGAGAGATACTGCCCCTTCTTCAGCACCTGCTTCAGCGATGGGAGGGAAAACATGGAGCCCATGCGCCTCTGCCACCTGGCCCTGTGA